A portion of the Glycine max cultivar Williams 82 chromosome 10, Glycine_max_v4.0, whole genome shotgun sequence genome contains these proteins:
- the LOC102668634 gene encoding callose synthase 3 — translation MMTGEDILYPPRASAFSWRIFKTGEIHTVSVGRRKFSADFQLVFRLIKGLIFLTFISILVTMIALPHMTIQDIVVCILAFMPTGWGMLQIAQALKPLVRRAGFWGSVKTLARGYEIVMGLLLFTPVAFLAWFPFVSEFQTRMLFNQAFSRGLQISRILGGQRKGRSSRNKE, via the exons ATGATGACCGGTGAAGATATTTTGTATCCCCCAAGAGCAAGTGCTTTCTCTTGGAGGATATTCAAGACCGGTGAAATTCAT ACGGTGTCTGTCGGGAGGCGAAAGTTCAGTGCAGATTTTCAACTTGTCTTCCGGCTAATAAAGGGGTTGATATTCTTAACATTTATCTCAATTCTAGTCACCATGATTGCCCTACCTCATATGACAATTCAGGACATTGTTGTTTGCATTCTTGCCTTCATGCCAACTGGTTGGGGAATGCTACAG ATTGCACAAGCATTAAAGCCTCTAGTACGCCGAGCTGGATTTTGGGGATCCGTAAAAACTCTAGCTCGTGGTTATGAGATTGTCATGGGTTTGCTTTTGTTTACTCCTGTTGCCTTCTTGGCTTGGTTTCCTTTTGTTTCGGAATTTCAGACCCGTATGTTGTTCAACCAAGCATTCAGTCGAGGTTTGCAAATTTCTCGTATTCTTGGAGGTCAAAGGAAAGGGCGCTCTTCTCGCAACAAGGAATAA